A region of Myxococcus stipitatus DSM 14675 DNA encodes the following proteins:
- a CDS encoding sigma-54-dependent transcriptional regulator translates to MPASVLIVDDEKNILLTLSQALQLAGYQTHLAASGQVALDVVSARPVDAVLMDVKMPDMDGLTALARLTELKPELPVIMMSGHGTIDTAVKATQLGARDFLEKPIARERLLVALRNVLKHQAAMEELRELREQLGRYDMVGSGPAMQRIFSLIQRTAPSEGRVLITGENGTGKELIARALHQNSRRKAGPFVKLNCAAVPHELIESELFGHEKGAFTGAVSVRRGKFELAHEGTLFLDEIGDMPPAMQAKLLRVLQEGELERVGGAETLKVDVRVIAATNKHLEKEIAAGRFREDLYYRINVVQIHSPPLRERREDLPDLIGTFLREACAKNGRRPLTLSPDALAVMSAYDYPGNVRELRNLVERLAILCEGPVVTRTDALELLPRGRGGGPPPVETMPVADTSHPSADAAVVVASSTPAPSLATPPLPPPAQTGFRPRADKTFREQVEDAERDIILFVLAHTHDNVTEAARLLDLERGHFYKKMKALGLRRGQSDS, encoded by the coding sequence ATGCCCGCATCCGTGCTCATCGTCGATGACGAGAAGAACATCCTGCTGACCCTGAGTCAGGCATTGCAGCTTGCGGGATATCAAACACATCTGGCGGCAAGCGGGCAGGTGGCCCTGGACGTGGTGAGCGCGCGCCCGGTGGACGCGGTGCTGATGGACGTGAAGATGCCGGACATGGATGGACTGACGGCGCTGGCCCGGCTCACGGAGCTCAAGCCGGAGCTGCCCGTCATCATGATGTCCGGGCACGGCACCATCGACACGGCGGTGAAGGCGACGCAGCTGGGGGCGCGGGACTTCCTGGAGAAGCCGATTGCTCGGGAGCGGCTGCTGGTGGCCCTGCGCAACGTGCTCAAGCACCAGGCGGCGATGGAGGAGCTGCGGGAGCTGAGGGAGCAGCTGGGGCGGTACGACATGGTGGGCAGCGGCCCGGCCATGCAGCGCATCTTCTCGCTCATCCAGCGGACGGCGCCGTCCGAGGGGCGGGTGTTGATCACGGGGGAGAACGGGACGGGCAAGGAGCTCATCGCGCGGGCGCTGCACCAGAACTCGCGGCGCAAGGCCGGGCCGTTCGTGAAGCTGAACTGCGCGGCGGTGCCACACGAGCTGATTGAGAGCGAGCTGTTCGGGCACGAAAAGGGCGCCTTCACGGGGGCGGTGAGCGTGCGGCGCGGCAAGTTCGAGCTGGCGCACGAGGGGACGCTGTTCCTCGATGAGATTGGGGACATGCCTCCGGCGATGCAGGCGAAGCTGCTGCGGGTGCTGCAGGAGGGGGAGCTGGAGCGGGTGGGTGGCGCGGAGACGCTCAAGGTGGATGTGCGCGTCATCGCGGCGACGAACAAGCACCTGGAGAAGGAGATTGCCGCCGGGCGCTTCCGTGAGGATTTGTATTACCGCATCAACGTCGTCCAGATTCACTCGCCTCCGCTGCGCGAGCGGCGCGAGGATTTGCCGGACCTGATTGGGACGTTCCTGCGGGAGGCCTGTGCGAAGAACGGGCGTCGGCCGCTGACGCTGTCGCCGGACGCGCTCGCGGTCATGAGCGCCTATGACTATCCGGGCAACGTGCGTGAGTTGCGCAACCTGGTCGAGCGACTGGCCATTCTTTGCGAGGGGCCTGTCGTCACTCGCACGGATGCGCTGGAGCTTCTGCCTCGTGGGAGGGGGGGGGGGCCTCCGCCTGTCGAGACGATGCCGGTCGCGGACACTTCGCATCCGTCGGCGGATGCCGCCGTGGTGGTGGCGTCGAGCACGCCTGCGCCCTCACTAGCGACGCCTCCGCTGCCGCCTCCCGCGCAGACGGGCTTCCGGCCCCGCGCGGACAAGACGTTCCGGGAGCAGGTGGAGGACGCGGAGCGAGACATCATCCTGTTTGTCCTCGCCCACACTCACGACAACGTGACGGAGGCGGCGCGCCTGTTGGACCTGGAGCGAGGCCACTTCTACAAGAAGATGAAGGCGCTCGGGCTGCGGCGCGGCCAGTCCGACTCGTAA